In one window of Anaerolineae bacterium DNA:
- a CDS encoding cation:proton antiporter subunit C, with amino-acid sequence MLEYIVSKYNFWAYVILLLIGLYAMVGKKNLVKKLIGMNIFQSAVILFYVSIGVKKGGATVPIFLGDAHAAHGHAVIDAASYINPLPHVLMLTAIVVSIATTGVALAVLILIFRRYKTLELDEIMKIRKDTGV; translated from the coding sequence ATGCTTGAGTACATTGTCAGTAAATACAACTTCTGGGCGTATGTCATTTTGCTGCTCATCGGGCTTTATGCAATGGTGGGCAAGAAAAATCTGGTTAAGAAGCTGATCGGAATGAATATATTTCAGTCTGCTGTGATTCTCTTTTATGTTTCCATCGGCGTAAAGAAGGGGGGAGCGACTGTTCCGATATTTCTGGGGGATGCACATGCGGCGCACGGACATGCTGTTATTGATGCCGCCAGTTATATTAATCCTCTTCCTCATGTACTGATGCTTACGGCTATAGTGGTTTCCATTGCTACAACAGGCGTTGCCCTTGCGGTGCTTATACTGATTTTCAGAAGATATAAGACCTTAGAGCTTGACGAAATTATGAAAATAAGAAAAGACACTGGAGTTTAG
- the mnhG gene encoding monovalent cation/H(+) antiporter subunit G encodes MEVVKTISIILILIGCFFFTTGTIGLIRFPDFYSRMHATGKGDTLAVLICLVGLALYHAFNHGAILDCIKLVVIAVFIFLANPTATHAISRAAFRCGVKPWIRGENK; translated from the coding sequence ATGGAAGTTGTTAAAACAATATCCATTATTTTGATTTTGATAGGATGTTTCTTTTTTACTACCGGCACTATCGGTCTGATACGTTTCCCGGATTTTTATTCAAGGATGCATGCCACCGGAAAAGGAGACACCCTTGCAGTGCTCATATGTCTTGTTGGTCTTGCATTATATCATGCCTTTAACCACGGAGCTATTTTAGACTGTATTAAGCTGGTCGTTATTGCTGTTTTTATATTTTTAGCTAATCCTACGGCGACTCATGCCATTTCCAGGGCCGCTTTTCGGTGTGGTGTTAAACCTTGGATCAGGGGGGAAAACAAATGA
- the mbhE gene encoding hydrogen gas-evolving membrane-bound hydrogenase subunit E: MKTIAILIIVLTGGLLIYGVEDMPDWGDPNSPANAYVSPEYIKDSLKKTATPNMVTAVLADYRGYDTMGETTVIFTAGIGCILMLRKKRKGEGA; the protein is encoded by the coding sequence TTGAAAACTATCGCGATACTCATAATAGTTTTAACAGGAGGATTGCTTATATACGGTGTTGAAGATATGCCTGATTGGGGCGATCCAAATTCTCCCGCCAACGCCTATGTTTCACCGGAGTATATCAAGGATTCGCTGAAAAAAACAGCAACTCCCAATATGGTTACTGCTGTTCTGGCTGATTACAGAGGATATGATACCATGGGTGAAACCACTGTTATTTTTACTGCCGGGATCGGCTGTATTCTGATGTTAAGAAAAAAACGCAAGGGAGAAGGAGCCTGA
- a CDS encoding hydrogenase subunit MbhD domain-containing protein — protein sequence MIWQLDLILCIFVIICAIAAITIKDLLAAVIILGAYSFFMCILWTEMGAVDVAFTEASVGAGVGTVLFIAAVSKTKRRSKD from the coding sequence ATGATCTGGCAACTCGATCTTATTCTCTGTATCTTTGTCATTATCTGCGCGATTGCAGCTATCACTATTAAGGATCTTTTGGCTGCTGTTATTATTCTTGGCGCTTACAGCTTTTTTATGTGTATCCTCTGGACTGAGATGGGGGCGGTGGATGTTGCTTTTACCGAAGCATCCGTAGGTGCCGGAGTTGGAACAGTATTGTTTATTGCGGCTGTCAGTAAAACAAAAAGGAGGTCAAAGGATTGA
- a CDS encoding monovalent cation/H+ antiporter subunit D family protein, with amino-acid sequence MATHFPALLIVIPLISALFVPVIGWWKKGLCYPLVVAVLVVPLISALGILNRVIESGPFSYYLGGWAPPWGIEYALDYLNAFVLVIITAISLIVSIYSKKSVEKELPEKVVPFYTLFLLLVTGLLGIVVTGDLFNVFVFLEIASLSCYALMAIGRDGAPFATYRYIMMGTVGASFYLLGVGYLYIVTGSLNMADVSKLLPPLYDSKVVLTAGIFMIVGIGLKMALYPLHAWAPNAYADAPSAVSGLVAPLMTKVAAYMMIRVMFTVFKPVFFIEIIPVATILTWLAAVAVILGSIYAIAQTDLKKMLSYSVVAQIGYIALGIGLANKSGLTGAVLHILNEAFTKGCVFLVAGAIVYKMGACNINEFKDLYRKMPFTMSAFLIGAFSMVGIPPTCGFFSKIYLIMGAIAADKWIFVAVLLFSSILNVIYFFRVIQIATFETPMPDYGRDKAYEAVYMDEVPLSMLIPIQIMAAGILLSGIFSSKIISTVIQFVIPVGF; translated from the coding sequence ATGGCAACACATTTTCCTGCTCTTTTAATAGTTATTCCTTTAATATCCGCTCTTTTTGTGCCGGTTATTGGATGGTGGAAAAAAGGACTGTGCTACCCATTGGTCGTTGCCGTTCTCGTTGTTCCACTTATATCAGCTCTTGGCATTTTAAATAGAGTAATAGAGAGCGGGCCATTTTCATATTATCTCGGAGGATGGGCTCCTCCGTGGGGTATCGAGTATGCATTAGATTATCTCAATGCATTTGTCTTGGTAATAATAACGGCTATTAGTCTAATAGTTTCCATATATTCCAAAAAGAGCGTTGAAAAGGAATTGCCCGAAAAAGTTGTTCCATTCTATACACTTTTCCTTCTCCTTGTTACAGGCCTTCTCGGAATAGTTGTAACAGGAGATCTTTTCAATGTGTTTGTATTTTTAGAAATCGCTTCTCTTTCATGTTATGCCCTAATGGCTATAGGCAGGGATGGAGCTCCTTTTGCAACGTATCGATATATTATGATGGGTACAGTCGGGGCCTCGTTTTATCTTCTTGGCGTTGGTTACTTATATATAGTAACAGGGTCGCTGAATATGGCAGATGTGTCAAAACTGTTGCCACCTCTCTATGATTCTAAGGTTGTACTGACGGCAGGCATCTTTATGATCGTGGGCATAGGCCTTAAGATGGCGCTTTATCCTTTGCATGCATGGGCTCCCAATGCATATGCCGATGCTCCTTCAGCGGTCAGCGGCCTGGTTGCGCCCTTAATGACAAAGGTGGCGGCATACATGATGATACGGGTTATGTTTACTGTTTTTAAGCCCGTTTTCTTCATAGAGATAATTCCTGTGGCAACCATACTCACCTGGCTGGCGGCTGTTGCCGTAATCCTTGGTTCAATATATGCCATCGCCCAAACTGATCTTAAAAAGATGCTGTCTTACTCAGTTGTGGCTCAGATCGGATACATTGCTTTGGGAATAGGGCTGGCAAACAAATCCGGTCTTACCGGTGCAGTGCTCCATATTCTAAATGAAGCTTTTACAAAAGGCTGTGTGTTTCTGGTAGCAGGGGCTATCGTCTATAAAATGGGCGCTTGCAATATTAATGAATTTAAAGATTTATATAGAAAAATGCCGTTTACTATGTCGGCCTTTCTGATCGGTGCGTTTTCTATGGTCGGCATACCGCCTACATGCGGTTTTTTCAGCAAGATATATTTAATCATGGGTGCAATTGCTGCCGATAAATGGATTTTTGTAGCTGTTCTGTTATTTAGCAGCATTCTCAATGTAATCTATTTCTTTAGAGTAATACAGATCGCGACATTTGAAACACCAATGCCGGATTATGGCCGCGATAAGGCTTACGAGGCAGTTTACATGGATGAAGTTCCTTTAAGTATGCTTATCCCTATACAGATTATGGCTGCAGGGATACTGTTGTCCGGTATTTTCAGCTCAAAGATTATATCAACGGTAATTCAATTTGTAATACCTGTAGGTTTCTAA